The sequence below is a genomic window from Sorangiineae bacterium MSr12523.
TCGCATGGCTCGCGCGCATGGCGCGCCGGGGGCAGAAGTACGATTTGATCATTTTGGATCCGCCGAGCTACTCGAAGACGCGCAACCGCCGTTTCGTCGCGGCGGACGACTACCCGGAGCTCGTCGCCAATGCGCTTGCCGTGCTGGATCGCGGCGGGCGCATTTTGGCGTGCACGAACCACCGCGGCATTTCGCCGGGCCGTTTCCGCAAGCTCGTGGCAAAGGGCGCGGAGACCGCGCGGCGCCAGGTGCGCCAGATGAAAGATCTGGCCCTGCCGCGCGAGTTTCCCGTCGCCGCGGGCGGCGAGCCGCACATGAAAAGCGTGCTTCTCAGCCTCGATTAGCCTGGGGGCGGGCGCCGACGCCAATAAATCAAATAAGGGTTCATCGTTGGTTCCCCTGGCGATCCTGGCGTCTCTCTTTTTGGCGTCCTGGCGATTTCTTCTTCACGGAGCTGGCCGTATTCCGGGACACGGTTGCTAAGGGGGCTACGGGGCATTCGCGATTCGCGAATCCATGCACCCCCCCCTTCAGGGGTAGTCCCTGACTGGTTTTTCGATGCGGCCGTCGATATGGCGTGCGAATCGGCCTGCGTCGCGCTCGTGCACGGGATCGTCTTTGGGCCAGGGCCATCCACCGAATTGGGTGCGCTGGTAGTCGCGGATGGCCCGCTCGATTTCCGCGCGCGTGTTCATGACGAAGGGGCCATACTGCACCACCGGCTCGGCGATGGGGCGGCCTTGCAGAAGGAGCATTTCGCACTCCGTCTTGCCGGCGACCAGCGAAACGTCGGCGCTCGCGTCGAGGCGAATGGCCGCGTGCTGATCGATGGCGTCGTCTGCGACACGCAAGGCATCGCCGCGGAAGAAATAGAGCTGCCGCACCGCCGCAGGATGGGTCGCGTGCGGCAAAGTCCACGCCGCGTGCGCGTCCATGCGGATGCACCAGATGGCCACGTCCGTATCGGGGCGAGCGGCCCAGGAGCGCGCAGGCGGGGGCGGAGGGCGCTTGCCATCGAGGGAGCCCGCAACCAACGTGACGTCCGTCGTTCGACCTGCACCGTCGACGAAGTTCGCGTGCGGCACGTCGTTGTTCCACAGCATGGAGAAATGCGGGGGTGCGAGCTTGTCCTCGCCCGGGAGGTTCAACCAAATTTGGAACAGCTCCAGGGTGTTCGGCGCGTCCCGATGGATCAGCGGGAACATCTCCGAGTGCACCACGCCCTCGCCTGCGGTGAGCCATTGCACGTCGCCCGGACCGAAGCGCGCGGTGGCGCCAAGCGAATCGGAATGATCGACGTAGCCATGCCGCACGATGGTGACCGTCTCGAACCCACGGTGCGGATGCTGCGGAAAACCCGGCACCACGTTCCCGTGGTACATGCGCCAGCCGTCCTTGATCTCGAAGTCCTGACCAAGGTTGCGCCCGGCGAGCGACGCCGCCGGCCCCAGGTGCTCGTTGCCCGCGGGGTATGCGTCGCGGTGGTGGACACAAAAGAGAAACGGATCCGGCGTCTCCCAAGGGAAACCAAGGGGACGGACGGCAAGGATGGGTCGGGCCATGGTGACGAGTCTAGTGCGAGGGCGGCGCGAGGCGAGGGGCACCGAGCGAGACACGATGGATCGGTTCGTAACGAGGCGGAGGCGGCGTGAGGTGGCTCCGGTAGAGCGTGAGCTCGGTCCAGGTGGCCTCCAGCGCGATGGGCGCAACGCTGAAATCGCGAAAGGTGAGGGCATCGATGGGTTGCCGGCAGCGCGCGAGTGTGACGTGCGGGCGAAAGAGGCGCCCTTCGCGGGGAAAGCCGAGCGGCTCGAGCGCCGTCTCGACGAGGGAGGCGAGATGGGCGCACGTGCCATCATCGGCGAGCTCGAAGGCAAGAACGCGGGCACGCCGCAGTTGCGGAAAGCCCGTGAAGGTGGCCTGGTGAATGCGGGGGCCGGCCTGCGCTTCCAGAAATTGCAACGCCTGCGCGACGGCGGAGGCCTGCTCCTCGGAAATATCGCCCAGGAATTTCACGGTGAGGTGCATCCGCTCGGGATCCACGCACCGCACGGAACGTGACTGCCGCAGGGTTGCGAGTGGCTCGGCAAAACGGGCCCGCGTGGCCGGGTCCAGGTCGAGCGCAACGAAGGCGCGCATCCTTCGCATTATGCTGTGTAAGGTTTCGCCGCGCCCTCCGTTTCCGCAGCATCGGAGGGTTCTTCCATGTCCACGCGTTGGCTGCGGGTCGTCGTTTGTCTCGTTCTCGTATCACTCGGCGCTTGTGGTGGGGAGCGGCACTCGAGTCCACCGGCGAGGGCCGTGGAATCCGAGGCCGAGTACGGAGTCAGTCCTTCGGCCGCGCCGGATTCGCCGGCGTATGCGCCCAAATCGTACACGTCGAAGAGCATCGGGCCCGATCCCGCCGCCCGCGGTGCGGTCGAGCAACGCGCGCCCGCACCCGAGCCGATGGCGCGTCCCCCGAGCGTGCGACCCGGCCTCGGCACGGAGTGGGGTGAAACGCGCGTTTCCCGCGTGCGGGACGTGCACTTCTCCCGCGCCGATGGCAATCGCCCCTTCGCGATGGCCACCTTGAATTACAACGATCGCCGCGGTGTCGATGCTCTGGCGGCTCACGTCGCTCATCGCGTCTCCGGTCGCGAGTACGTGACCGGCGGCGGTGCCATCACCGTCTCCATCGCGGACGAGGATGGAGATCCCCTCGAAGCCGTCAAGCTCGGCGACCGCACCCTCGTCGTCGGCCAGCCCGGGGATCGCTACAGCATCGTCCTCACGAACCACACCGATCATCGCTTCGAGGCGGTGGCCACCGTCGATGGCCTCGATGTCATCAACGGCCGCCCCGGTACCCTCGACAACCGCGGTTACGTGCTCATGCCCTTCGCGACCCTCACCATCGATGGCTTTCGCCAGAGCAGCAACGCCGTCGCCGCCTTCCGCTTCGCCAGTGTGGCCGATTCCTACGCGGCGAAGACCGGCAGTGCGCGCAACGTCGGCGTCATCGGTGTCGCGTTTTTCGCCGAAGCCGGCGACGCCTTCGAGCCGTACTACGACTCGCGCGAACTCTACTTGCGCGACACCGCCATCCCGTTCCCCGCGGCCGATCCTCGCTACGCGCGCCCGCCCTCTCGCTGAGATTACTCCGCGGCTTCCGCGGCCGCCGCATCCTTGACTGGCGCGCTGGACCCGTGGTGGCTCTCGGAGAGGCGCTTCATCAACGGCAGAAGAACGATGGCCAACAAGGTGCCACCCACGGCGAGGAAGCCCAGCTTGTTGAACAGGTCCGTGTAGAGCGGCAAGCTCTGAACGGGATCCTTCATGTCCTCGGGCACGCTGGCGAAGTTGGCAATCACGCTGCCCATGTATTGCGAAAGGCCCGTCGCCACGTAATACGCGCCCATCATGAACCCGCCCATGCGGGCCGGCACGTAGCGCGCGATCATGGCCAGGCCGAGCGCGCTCACGAAGAGCTCACCCAGCGAATAGAAGCCGTAACCCCACACCATGAACCACGACGACACGATGCCGTTCACCGCGAAGTTGCCGCTGATTCCATAGATGAAAAAGCCAATGGCCACGACCACGAAGCCGAGCGCGAACTTGCCGGCGATGGGCAGGTCCTTTCCGCGCTTGCCCAGCGCGGTGTACGCCCAAGCCAGAATGGGGCTGGCCACCATGATCCAAATCGGATTGAGCGCCTGAAACTGCTCCGGGATCCACGTGAAGAGGTGAACGCCGAAGATCGAGAAGTTCGGATCGACGTTGCGCACACCGAACAGCGTGAGCGACGTGGACATCTGCTGGTAAAAGATGAAGAAGAGCAATGTCTGCGCGGTGAGCACCAACGCCGCGAGCAAGCCCGCACGCTCGCTGCGATCCACCTTGGCGATGAGGTAACCGAAAATCGCGAGAACGATGATGCCGGCCAGCCAGATGCACGCCTTGGCCACGGCTTGGTTCTGCAGCACCATCGCCACGACGAACGTGGTCGCGAAGCCAACGCCGAGCACGATGGCGAGTTTGCCTTTGTGAATCGGCTGGTCATCCGGCGGCGAGCCGATGCGCGACAAGGTTCGGCGCATGAAAAAGTAATTCACCAAGCCCACCAAGAGGCCACCGCAGCACACCGCGAACGCCGAGAGCCATCCCCAGTGCACCTTGATCCACGGCGTCAGCAGGATCGACGCGGTCGAGCCGATGTTGACGGCCATGTAATAGATGGTGAACGCCGCATCGATCTTCGAATCGTCACCCTCGTAGATCTTGCGTACGAGGTTTCCGGAGTTGGCTTTGAAGAAGCCATTGCCCACGACGATGACGCCCAGCGCCCAGTAGAGGAAGTACATGTCCTCCGACGGGACGGAGAGCAGCAGGTATCCGATGGCCAGGATGATCGCACCCATGGTCATGGTGCGCCGCGACCCTAGAATCTTGTCGCCGACCCATCCGCCGATGGCCGGTGCCGCGTAAACCAACGCCGTGAAGGCTCCCCAGGTCAGGTTGGCCTTGCTGTCCGAGAAGCCGAGCTTCTCGATCATGTACACGACCATCACGGCCTGCATGCCGTAATAGCCAAAGCGCTCCCAGAGCTCGATGAGGAAGATGGTACTGAACGACTTGGTCTGGGACACGGGCGGATTCGCGGTTGCCATTAAGCCGCGAAGAGTACCTTAGATGGGGTCGCCCGTGCAGCCGCCTCTCCGGCATTTAGGCATTTGTTAGGATTGGCCTCTTGCGTCAAACGACGCTTCGATCCCGACAATCGAGACTTGGGGACCGGCGAATCGGGTGCGCGCAAACGCGAAATACAGCGCGAGGATGACCACCACGACCGAAGCGAGCATCACGGCAGCATTCCAATTGGGCGGAAGGCAGCAAATGACGAGCACGGCCAGCGACCAGACCACGGCGCATGCGGCCATGGGGATGCCCAGACCTCCGAGGTTCCAGGGACCACGGTGGCGCCACTTTCC
It includes:
- a CDS encoding pirin family protein, with the translated sequence MARPILAVRPLGFPWETPDPFLFCVHHRDAYPAGNEHLGPAASLAGRNLGQDFEIKDGWRMYHGNVVPGFPQHPHRGFETVTIVRHGYVDHSDSLGATARFGPGDVQWLTAGEGVVHSEMFPLIHRDAPNTLELFQIWLNLPGEDKLAPPHFSMLWNNDVPHANFVDGAGRTTDVTLVAGSLDGKRPPPPPARSWAARPDTDVAIWCIRMDAHAAWTLPHATHPAAVRQLYFFRGDALRVADDAIDQHAAIRLDASADVSLVAGKTECEMLLLQGRPIAEPVVQYGPFVMNTRAEIERAIRDYQRTQFGGWPWPKDDPVHERDAGRFARHIDGRIEKPVRDYP
- a CDS encoding oligopeptide:H+ symporter; translation: MATANPPVSQTKSFSTIFLIELWERFGYYGMQAVMVVYMIEKLGFSDSKANLTWGAFTALVYAAPAIGGWVGDKILGSRRTMTMGAIILAIGYLLLSVPSEDMYFLYWALGVIVVGNGFFKANSGNLVRKIYEGDDSKIDAAFTIYYMAVNIGSTASILLTPWIKVHWGWLSAFAVCCGGLLVGLVNYFFMRRTLSRIGSPPDDQPIHKGKLAIVLGVGFATTFVVAMVLQNQAVAKACIWLAGIIVLAIFGYLIAKVDRSERAGLLAALVLTAQTLLFFIFYQQMSTSLTLFGVRNVDPNFSIFGVHLFTWIPEQFQALNPIWIMVASPILAWAYTALGKRGKDLPIAGKFALGFVVVAIGFFIYGISGNFAVNGIVSSWFMVWGYGFYSLGELFVSALGLAMIARYVPARMGGFMMGAYYVATGLSQYMGSVIANFASVPEDMKDPVQSLPLYTDLFNKLGFLAVGGTLLAIVLLPLMKRLSESHHGSSAPVKDAAAAEAAE
- the thpR gene encoding RNA 2',3'-cyclic phosphodiesterase — protein: MRAFVALDLDPATRARFAEPLATLRQSRSVRCVDPERMHLTVKFLGDISEEQASAVAQALQFLEAQAGPRIHQATFTGFPQLRRARVLAFELADDGTCAHLASLVETALEPLGFPREGRLFRPHVTLARCRQPIDALTFRDFSVAPIALEATWTELTLYRSHLTPPPPRYEPIHRVSLGAPRLAPPSH